A genome region from Anastrepha ludens isolate Willacy chromosome 3, idAnaLude1.1, whole genome shotgun sequence includes the following:
- the LOC128856282 gene encoding achaete-scute complex protein T5 yields the protein MALGSITSNSNHHQHQLYQRQLSTTRITHQQHQPPRAIAPAPTPLVLPAVGKTPGAKYYGGASGTTLDSNNPAVVRRNARERNRVKQVNNGFTHLRKHLPPAIVADLSNGRRGIGPGALKKLSKVDTLRMAVEYIRRLKRVIDEVDDVKRANAQAPTKAWSNMATSASDSPPPTPPKADMQMSLLANKMQQHYQAFNYADSLQQQQFINLKYQQPQLQQNAFNPYPALISPAGSVSSSVGSDSDASSFYNQPTTILAETQQFSLPLQMKYEQQYNEVATACTSDDEEDLLDYISLW from the coding sequence ATGGCACTCGGCAGCATAACCAGCAATAGTAATCATCATCAGCATCAACTCTATCAACGGCAGCTCAGTACAACGCGTATCACTCATCAGCAGCATCAACCGCCGCGTGCCATCGCACCGGCGCCGACACCACTCGTCTTGCCAGCCGTTGGCAAAACGCCCGGGGCGAAATATTATGGCGGCGCCAGTGGCACCACACTCGACTCCAACAACCCGGCTGTAGTGCGACGCAATGCACGCGAACGTAATCGCGTCAAGCAAGTGAACAACGGTTTCACACATCTACGCAAACACTTACCGCCTGCCATCGTCGCAGATTTGAGTAACGGCCGCCGTGGTATTGGACCGGGTGCACTTAAAAAACTTTCCAAAGTGGACACACTGCGCATGGCTGTGGAATATATACGCCGATTGAAGCGCGTCATTGACGAAGTCGATGATGTAAAGCGTGCGAATGCGCAAGCGCCAACCAAGGCATGGTCGAATATGGCAACAAGCGCGTCCGATTCGCCACCACCAACGCCACCCAAAGCAGACATGCAGATGTCGTTGCTGGCTAATAAAATGCAACAACACTATCAAGCATTCAACTACGCTGATAGtttgcaacaacagcaattcaTCAACCTGAAATATCAACAGCCACAATTGCAGCAAAATGCGTTCAATCCATATCCAGCGTTAATATCCCCAGCTGGTTCAGTTAGCTCTAGCGTCGGCAGCGACTCGGATGCGTCGTCGTTTTACAATCAGCCGACAACGATTTTGGCAGAGACGCAACAATTTTCGCTGCCTCTGCAAATGAAATATGAGCAACAGTACAATGAGGTGGCAACGGCGTGCACCTCGGACGATGAGGAGGACCTGCTGGACTATATCTCCTTGTGGTAG